The following are from one region of the Muntiacus reevesi chromosome 3, mMunRee1.1, whole genome shotgun sequence genome:
- the DLL1 gene encoding delta-like protein 1 → MRSRRPLPTRSLEERGENRKLPRQELSFRRDSPFSLAHPRGRCRLLKEDLRNLGLRKSRSRTLQERSPDYLGSRQSGGALLPELPGTPSLLQRPLTTSEDKAGGREGGQRRGRCTMGGRCALALAVLSALLCQVWSSGVFELKLQEFVNKKGLLGNRNCCRGGAGPPPCACRTFFRVCLKHYQASVSPEPPCTYGSAVTPVLGTDSFSLPDGAGADPAFSNPIRFPFGFTWPGTFSLIIEALHTDSPDDLATENPERLISRLATQRHLTVGEEWSQDLHSSGRTDLKYSYRFVCDEHYFGEGCSVFCRPRDDAFGHFTCGERGEKVCNPGWKGQYCTEPICLPGCDEQHGFCDKPGECKCRVGWQGRYCDQCIRYPGCLHGTCQQPWQCNCQEGWGGLFCNQDLNYCTHHKPCRNGATCTNTGQGSYTCSCRPGYTGANCETEVDECSAGPCRNGGSCTDLENSYSCTCPPGFYGRVCELSAMVCADGPCFNGGRCSDNPEGGYTCRCAAGFSGFNCEKKMDSCSSLPCSNGAQCVDLGDTYVCRCQAGFSGRHCDDNVDDCASSPCAHGGTCRDGVNEYSCTCPPGYTGRNCSAPVSRCEHAPCHNGATCHERAFRYLCECARGYGGPNCQFLLPEPPPGPVVVDLTEKYVEGQAGPFPWVAVGAGVVLVLTLLLGCAATVVCVRLRLQKRRPPTDPCRGETETMNNLANRQREKDISVSVIGATQIKNTNKKADFHAEPGAEKNGLKARDPAVGYNLLQGPKGAAATADPHSKRDAKCQPQGSAGEEKDTPTLRGGEASERKRPDSVYSASKDTKYQSVYVISEEQDECVIATEV, encoded by the exons ATGA GAAGCAGACGACCCCTACCTACtcgctctttggaagaaagaggggaaaaccgAAAGTTGCCGCGCCAGGAGCTGTCTTTCCGGAGAGACTCCCCTTTTTCTCTCGCGCATCCCCGGGGCCGCTGTCGCCTCCTCAAGGAGGACCTAAGGAACCTCGGCCTCCGAAAGAGCCGGAGCCGGACCCTTCAGGAGAGAAGTCCGGATTATCTCGGCTCGAGGCAGAGCGGCGGCGCTCTCCTGCCCGAGCTCCCGGGGACACCTTCCTTGCTCCAGCGTCCCCTGACCACTTCGGAAGACAAGGCGGGGGGACGCGAGGGGGGCCAGCGCCGCGGGCGGTGCACCATGGGCGGGCGGTGCGCCCTGGCCCTCGCCGTTCTCTCGGCTCTGCTGTGTCAG GTCTGGAGCTCCGGGGTGTTCGAGCTGAAGCTGCAGGAGTTCGTCAACAAGAAGGGGCTGCTGGGGAACCGCAACTGCTGCCGCGGGGGCGCGGGGCCGCCGCCGTGCGCCTGCAGGACCTTCTTCCGCGTGTGCCTCAAGCACTACCAGGCCAGCGTGTCCCCCGAGCCGCCCTGCACCTACGGCAGCGCCGTCACCCCGGTGCTGGGCACCGACTCCTTCAGCCTCCCCGACGGCGCGGGCGCGGACCCCGCCTTCAGCAACCCCATCCGCTTCCCCTTTGGCTTCACCTGGCCG ggaaccttctctCTGATCATTGAAGCTCTCCACACAGATTCTCCTGATGACCTTGCAACAG AGAACCCAGAAAGACTTATCAGCCGCCTGGCCACGCAGAGGCACCTGACGGTCGGTGAGGAGTGGTCCCAGGACCTGCACAGCAGCGGCCGCACAGACCTCAAGTACTCCTATCGCTTTGTGTGTGATGAGCACTACTTCGGGGAAGGCTGCTCCGTCTTCTGCCGCCCCCGAGATGACGCCTTCGGCCACTTCACCTgcggggagagaggggagaaagtCTGCAACCCTGGCTGGAAGGGCCAGTACTGCACAGAGC CCATCTGTTTGCCAGGGTGCGATGAGCAGCATGGGTTTTGTGACAAGCCAGGGGAATGCAA GTGCAGAGTGGGCTGGCAGGGCCGGTACTGCGACCAGTGCATTCGGTACCCAGGCTGTCTCCACGGCACCTGCCAGCAGCCCTGGCAATGCAACTGCCAGGAAGGCTGGGGGGGCCTTTTCTGCAACCAGG ACCTCAACTACTGCACGCACCACAAGCCCTGCAGGAACGGGGCCACCTGCACCAACACGGGCCAAGGGAGCTACACGTGCTCTTGCCGGCCTGGGTACACGGGGGCCAACTGTGAGACGGAGGTGGACGAGTGCAGCGCTGGGCCTTGCAGGAACGGAGGGAGCTGCACG GACCTTGAGAACAGCTACTCCTGCACCTGCCCACCCGGCTTCTACGGCAGGGTCTGCGAGCTGAGTGCCATGGTGTGTGCCGATGGCCCCTGCTTCAATGGGGGCCGGTGCTCCGACAACCCCGAGGGAGGGTACACCTGCCGCTGCGCTGCGGGCTTCTCTGGCTTTAATTGTGAGAAGAAGATGGATTCCTGCAGCTCCTTGCCTTGTTCCAATG GTGCGCAGTGCGTGGACCTCGGTGACACGTACGTCTGCCGCTGCCAGGCCGGCTTCTCCGGGAGGCACTGTGACGACAATGTGGATGACTGTGCCTCCTCCCCGTGTGCCCACGGGGGCACCTGCCGGGACGGCGTGAACGAATACTCCTGCACCTGCCCCCCCGGGTACACGGGCAGGAACTGCAGTGCCCCCGTCAGCAGGTGTGAGCACGCACCCTGCCACAACGGGGCCACCTGCCACGAGCGGGCCTTTCGCTACCTGTGTGAGTGTGCCCGGGGCTACGGGGGCCCCAACTGCCAGTTCCTGCTCCCCGAGCCGCCCCCAGGCCCCGTGGTGGTGGACCTCACGGAGAAGTACGTGGAGGGCCAGGCCGGCCCGTTCCCCTGGGTGGCCGTCGGGGCGGGTGTGGTGCTGGTCCTCACACTGCTGCTGGGCTGTGCTGCCACGGTGGTCTGCGTGCGGCTGAGGCTGCAGAAGCGCCGGCCCCCCACAGACCCCTGCCGGGGGGAGACGGAGACCATGAACAATCTGGCCAACCGCCAGCGGGAGAAGGACATCTCTGTTAGCGTCATCGGGGCCACGCAGATCAAGAACACCAACAAAAAGGCAGACTTTCACGCCGAGCCCGGCGCGGAGAAAAACGGCCTCAAGGCTCGAGACCCCGCCGTGGGCTACAACCTGCTGCAGGGCCCCAAGGGTGCCGCAGCCACGGCGGACCCCCACAGCAAGCGTGATGCCAAGTGCCAGCCCCAGGGCTCTGCAGGGGAGGAGAAGGACACCCCGACACTCAGAGG TGGAGAAGCATCTGAAAGAAAAAGGCCGGACTCTGTGTACTCTGCTTCAAAAGACACAAAGTACCAGTCAGTGTATGTCATATCCGAGGAGCAGGACGAGTGTGTCATCGCCACTGAG GTGTGA